A region of Ochrobactrum quorumnocens DNA encodes the following proteins:
- a CDS encoding putative bifunctional diguanylate cyclase/phosphodiesterase, producing MRKREAGQARSDGAMVRTSEEDFRILFTTHPTPMWVYDPDTLHFIVMNEAAHGLYGYSVDEIPGMTVLDIRPQTERDRMFAAVRDRSDLERPERWQHLNANGQTIDVLTYGRQVIFDGKQAILAIVQDITELEEANRQANHAQSLLDSLVNNLPLGVFVKDMKDRGRYLLYNQAASSISGHDIDRVIGSIDAEIFPAEEAKLLTQQDRLAMRRGSVLTVERDIRCADGKPRRMRIIKRSIPPIEGDQPRYLIGMIEDTTERRQIEERMAHVAMHDSLTDLPNRAYFSQHITGVLKQRECAPAFALFYLDIDHFKNINDSRGHQIGDLLLQQVAVRLKNIISDQFIARLGGDEFAIIYHCNTVEQIAMFADRLLSAFQEPFDLGDISEFVTCSIGIAQAPMHGDDPDVLMRNVDLALYAAKADGRRTFCFYQHSLRLAVEKRHAMTTDLRLALAAQQFELHYQPIFNLESGRISGFEALLRWYHPVLGLVSPVEFIPIAEEAGLIGPIGDWVLCEACREAASWPEDIKVSVNLSPVQFNQCTLLDSVKDALHAARLSPDRLELEITESVFLQNSKHNTELLFELRRLGVRIAMDDFGTGYSSLSYLRSFPFDKIKVDRSFVSGIEIDTRDLAIIQAVATLGAGFKIVTTAEGVETTQQLECLRKQNFGEVQGFLMGRPMPAADVPEFIQTRCGSILATMQPQNEMAV from the coding sequence ATGAGGAAGCGGGAAGCCGGTCAGGCTCGCTCGGATGGTGCCATGGTGCGTACCTCCGAAGAAGATTTCCGCATTCTTTTTACAACCCATCCGACACCAATGTGGGTCTATGATCCTGACACGCTGCACTTCATTGTCATGAATGAAGCAGCCCATGGGCTCTATGGTTATTCCGTTGACGAAATACCCGGCATGACAGTGCTGGACATCCGCCCACAGACCGAACGCGACAGAATGTTTGCTGCCGTGCGCGACCGGAGCGATCTGGAACGTCCTGAGCGCTGGCAGCACCTGAACGCCAACGGTCAGACCATCGATGTTCTGACTTATGGGCGTCAGGTTATCTTTGACGGTAAGCAAGCCATTCTTGCAATTGTGCAGGATATTACCGAGCTGGAAGAGGCCAACCGGCAGGCAAATCATGCCCAGTCGCTTCTCGACAGTCTCGTCAATAACTTGCCGCTTGGCGTGTTCGTTAAGGACATGAAGGATCGGGGGCGTTACCTCCTCTACAATCAGGCAGCGTCCAGCATCAGCGGGCACGATATTGATCGGGTTATTGGTTCGATTGATGCAGAAATCTTTCCTGCGGAGGAAGCAAAGCTTCTGACCCAGCAGGACCGTCTGGCTATGCGCCGCGGCAGTGTTTTGACAGTCGAACGTGATATCCGTTGCGCCGATGGCAAGCCGCGCCGCATGCGTATTATCAAGCGCTCGATCCCTCCTATTGAGGGTGATCAGCCGCGTTATCTCATTGGTATGATAGAAGATACGACGGAGCGGCGACAGATTGAGGAACGTATGGCTCATGTCGCCATGCATGACAGTCTGACGGATTTACCAAACCGTGCCTATTTCTCGCAGCACATTACCGGGGTGTTGAAACAGAGAGAGTGCGCGCCTGCATTCGCGCTGTTTTATCTCGACATTGATCATTTCAAGAACATCAATGACAGCAGAGGTCATCAGATTGGTGATCTGCTTCTCCAGCAAGTCGCAGTTCGTCTTAAAAACATCATCAGTGATCAGTTCATCGCGCGGCTTGGTGGCGATGAATTCGCCATCATTTATCACTGCAATACGGTTGAACAGATCGCCATGTTCGCAGATCGCCTCCTTTCGGCATTCCAGGAGCCGTTCGATCTTGGTGACATCTCTGAATTTGTGACCTGTAGCATCGGCATTGCACAGGCTCCTATGCACGGTGACGATCCTGATGTGCTGATGCGAAATGTCGACCTTGCGCTTTATGCGGCCAAGGCAGATGGAAGGCGGACTTTCTGCTTTTATCAGCATTCCCTGCGCCTTGCCGTTGAGAAACGCCATGCGATGACGACCGACCTGCGTCTGGCTTTGGCTGCACAGCAGTTTGAGTTGCATTATCAGCCGATCTTCAATTTGGAATCCGGGCGCATATCCGGCTTTGAAGCCTTGCTGCGTTGGTATCATCCCGTATTGGGGCTGGTGTCTCCGGTCGAATTTATTCCGATTGCCGAAGAAGCAGGACTGATCGGGCCGATTGGTGATTGGGTTCTTTGTGAGGCATGTCGGGAGGCAGCTTCATGGCCCGAGGACATCAAGGTCTCGGTCAATCTTTCTCCAGTCCAGTTCAATCAGTGCACGTTGCTTGATTCTGTGAAGGATGCATTACATGCAGCCCGGCTTTCGCCGGATCGTCTTGAGTTGGAAATTACGGAATCCGTCTTTCTGCAAAACAGCAAGCACAATACGGAGTTGCTGTTCGAGTTGCGCCGATTGGGCGTCCGCATTGCCATGGATGATTTTGGCACCGGTTATTCATCGCTGAGTTATCTGCGCTCTTTTCCTTTCGACAAGATCAAGGTCGACCGAAGCTTCGTTTCCGGTATTGAAATAGACACCCGCGATCTGGCGATTATTCAGGCTGTTGCGACGCTTGGAGCAGGATTCAAGATTGTTACGACCGCCGAAGGTGTGGAGACAACGCAACAGCTCGAATGTCTGCGTAAACAGAATTTCGGTGAGGTGCAGGGCTTCCTCATGGGGCGCCCGATGCCTGCAGCTGACGTGCCGGAATTCATTCAGACCCGCTGCGGATCGATCCTCGCGACGATGCAACCGCAGAACGAAATGGCAGTCTGA
- a CDS encoding heavy metal translocating P-type ATPase has translation MNKPVKPEATSFAIPVEGMSCASCVSSIEKAVAKVPGVDKVLVNLATERADVTFKAAPDMPAVIDAIRKAGYDVPSGSTDLAIEGMTCASCVSKVEKALNAVPGVTRASVNLATERAHVELAGQVPLSDLIKAVETAGYEARSLDEARSDATQETQSDKRDAEAAELKKSVILAAVLTLPVFILEMGSHIIPAVHMFVMDTIGMQNSWYFQFVLTTMVLFGPGMRFFKKGIPALLRGTPDMNSLVVVGTTAAWGFSVVATFWSDILPEGTVNVYFEAAAVIVTLILIGRYLEARAKGRTSAAISRLVGLQAKSARVVRDGETVDVPLDDVRVGDIVQVRPGEKVPVDGEVIEGSSYVDESMITGEPVPVAKEESAEVVGGTINKTGAFSFRATKVGRDMVISQIVRMVEDAQADKLPIQAKVDKVTGWFVPAVLVAAALTFVVWLVIGGTGMMGFALVNAIAVVIIACPCAMGLATPTSIMVGTGRAAEFGVLFRRGDALQTLRDASVIAVDKTGTLTQGKPALAHFAVVDGVNKDEALALVAAVEARSEHPIADAIVTAAKEKGLKLADVSAFESVPGFGLKASVAGHEVAIGADRYMAKLGYDVAVFADDASRLGDEGQTPLYAAIDGKLAAIITVADPMKETTPAAIAAMHEQGLKVAMITGDNRRTAQAIAKRLGIDEVVAEVLPDGKVEALKRLSAGGKRIAFVGDGINDAPALAAADVGIAIGTGTDIAIESADVVLMSGDLRGVVNAIAISKATIRNISENLFWAFAYNVALIPVAAGILYPFTGTLLSPVLAAGAMALSSIFVLSNALRLRGFKSPMAS, from the coding sequence ATGAACAAGCCAGTCAAACCGGAAGCCACAAGTTTTGCCATTCCCGTTGAGGGCATGAGTTGCGCTTCCTGTGTTTCGTCCATTGAAAAAGCCGTGGCGAAGGTGCCGGGCGTTGACAAGGTGCTGGTCAATCTTGCAACTGAACGCGCTGACGTGACCTTTAAAGCAGCTCCCGATATGCCTGCGGTCATCGATGCCATTCGCAAGGCTGGCTATGACGTGCCATCCGGTAGCACTGATCTCGCTATTGAAGGCATGACCTGCGCGTCCTGCGTCAGCAAGGTCGAAAAGGCATTGAACGCCGTTCCGGGCGTAACGCGCGCCAGTGTCAATCTTGCGACAGAGCGTGCACATGTAGAGCTTGCGGGTCAGGTGCCGCTCAGTGACCTTATCAAGGCAGTCGAGACTGCAGGTTACGAAGCCCGTTCGCTTGATGAAGCGCGCAGCGACGCGACGCAGGAAACGCAGTCTGACAAGCGCGATGCAGAAGCTGCAGAACTGAAGAAGAGCGTTATCCTTGCCGCAGTTCTGACGCTGCCGGTTTTCATTCTTGAAATGGGATCGCATATCATTCCGGCTGTGCACATGTTCGTCATGGACACGATCGGAATGCAGAACAGCTGGTATTTCCAGTTCGTGCTCACCACAATGGTACTGTTCGGCCCCGGTATGCGCTTTTTCAAGAAAGGCATTCCGGCATTGCTGCGCGGCACACCAGACATGAATTCTCTGGTGGTCGTCGGAACGACAGCCGCATGGGGCTTCTCCGTCGTTGCAACCTTCTGGTCTGATATTCTGCCCGAAGGCACAGTGAATGTTTACTTCGAAGCAGCGGCAGTCATTGTCACGCTGATCCTGATTGGTCGTTATCTGGAGGCACGTGCCAAAGGCCGCACCTCGGCCGCAATCAGCCGTCTGGTGGGTTTGCAGGCAAAATCTGCACGTGTGGTCCGTGATGGCGAAACGGTCGATGTGCCGCTCGACGATGTGCGCGTCGGCGATATCGTGCAGGTGCGTCCGGGCGAAAAGGTGCCTGTGGATGGTGAGGTGATTGAGGGTTCATCTTATGTGGATGAATCGATGATTACCGGTGAGCCGGTACCGGTTGCCAAGGAAGAGAGCGCAGAAGTCGTCGGCGGCACGATCAACAAGACCGGCGCCTTCAGCTTCCGCGCGACCAAGGTTGGCCGTGATATGGTGATCTCGCAGATCGTTCGTATGGTCGAAGATGCACAGGCCGACAAGCTGCCTATTCAGGCGAAAGTTGATAAAGTCACCGGCTGGTTTGTGCCTGCAGTGCTGGTCGCAGCGGCACTGACATTCGTGGTCTGGCTGGTCATCGGCGGCACAGGCATGATGGGCTTTGCGCTGGTCAATGCCATTGCTGTGGTTATCATTGCATGCCCATGTGCCATGGGCCTTGCAACGCCGACCTCGATCATGGTCGGAACGGGTCGTGCAGCCGAGTTTGGTGTGTTGTTCCGTCGTGGCGATGCATTGCAAACCCTGCGTGATGCATCGGTGATCGCTGTCGACAAGACCGGGACACTCACACAAGGCAAGCCTGCACTTGCACATTTTGCTGTTGTCGATGGTGTCAACAAAGATGAAGCTCTGGCGCTGGTCGCCGCTGTAGAAGCACGTTCTGAGCATCCGATTGCCGATGCCATTGTTACCGCAGCAAAGGAAAAAGGTCTGAAGCTTGCGGATGTCTCAGCCTTTGAATCTGTCCCCGGCTTTGGCCTTAAAGCCAGCGTTGCCGGTCATGAGGTTGCCATCGGTGCTGACCGTTATATGGCAAAGCTTGGCTATGACGTGGCGGTTTTTGCCGATGATGCAAGTCGCCTTGGCGATGAAGGTCAGACACCGCTTTATGCAGCAATTGATGGCAAGCTTGCAGCAATTATCACGGTTGCCGATCCGATGAAAGAAACCACGCCTGCAGCTATTGCAGCCATGCATGAGCAGGGTTTGAAAGTGGCAATGATTACGGGCGACAACCGTCGCACGGCGCAAGCCATTGCCAAGCGTCTGGGCATTGATGAAGTGGTGGCCGAAGTGTTGCCTGACGGCAAGGTCGAAGCACTGAAGCGTCTCTCAGCTGGTGGCAAGCGCATTGCCTTTGTTGGCGACGGCATCAATGATGCGCCAGCACTTGCCGCAGCCGATGTCGGAATTGCCATCGGTACCGGCACGGATATTGCGATTGAAAGTGCCGATGTGGTGCTGATGTCGGGTGATCTGCGCGGCGTGGTGAATGCAATTGCGATCTCGAAGGCAACGATCCGCAATATCAGCGAAAACCTGTTCTGGGCCTTTGCCTATAATGTGGCGCTGATCCCGGTTGCAGCGGGTATCCTTTATCCGTTCACCGGCACGTTGCTGTCGCCTGTTCTGGCTGCTGGTGCCATGGCGCTTTCAAGTATCTTTGTCCTGAGCAATGCGCTGCGGCTGAGGGGCTTTAAAAGCCCAATGGCGAGTTAA